A stretch of DNA from Pirellulales bacterium:
GCACAAATTCTGGATTTTTACAGGCCGCCGAATTGATGGAGACCTTATCGCACCCAGCATTTAACAAAACCCGAATATCTTCCAGCGTGCGAATTCCGCCGCCGACGGTGAGGGGCATAAATACGACTTCTGCGGTTCGCTTAACGACGTCGACCATGGTGGCCCGGCCTTCGTGGCTGGCGGTGATGTCGAGAAACACCAGTTCGTCGGCCCCCTCGGCCTCGTACCGGGCGGCAACTTCCACGGGATCGCCGGCATCGCGCAGCTCGAGGAATTTGGTGCCCTTTACGACCCGACCGCGGTCGACATCTAAACAGGGGATGACGCGTTTGGCGAGCATCGCGAAAAGGGTTCCGGTGTCGGGGAATTAGGGTTCAGGAAAGAAGGGAGCCGCGGCAGGGAAGGGACACTTTAAACGCGGTATGGGTACGGGTCAATCTCCCTGTGAAACCAGTGGCACGGCAAGCTGATGGGGGACAAGGGTCTAGCCAATGCCCGCGTGGCGTATGCCAAAAAAGTCGCTTCGGGATGGCGGCTATCGGCCGATGGTCTGCCGAGGAAGTCACTTATTTTGTTGCGGCGGAACGAGCGCGGGCATGGGGGCAGGCTTATCGAGCGTGGTTTTGGATGTTGTCGCTGAGTCGGAAGCTGTCCCGCCGGCTGTCGGCAACGGCTGCGGCGGAGTGGGGAGCGACTCCATTGCCGCATTGCCGCCATATTTTTTCAACAGGCTGGCGGCTAACCGATCGTTAGGGGCTAGCTTTACGACCTCGCCCAATTCCTGGGCCGCCTGCGTGTTGAAGCCCGTCATTAGATATTGATATGCCAGCAGAAAATGTCCTTCCGGCGCTGCGGGGTTGTCTTTGGCAAACTTTTCCAAGATGCGGAGTTGATTGGTGTAGCGGTCTTTGTCGTTGTAATAACCGAACAATTCGGCCCAATCGCAAGGCGGGCCTAGCGCCAAGGCGACATGTGCCTGAGCGGCCGCGTCACGATATTGGCCCATGGCGAATAGAGCCAGCGCCATCAGCTCCGGCGCTTTGGGATTCTGCGGCGACTCCACGGCGGCATGGTTGGCCAGCCGTAAAGCATCGCGATATTTGCCGGCCTGGAAGGCATCGCCAGCCTGGCCGAAAAATTCAGCGCCGGCTTGCGAGGTGGCGGCACCATTTTCATCGTTCAGCGCATTGTTTTGCGGAAGGGGTAATTCCGGCGGGGTTTGGCCGGCATCGCCGGCGCTTTCGTATGCTACGGCGTCGTCGATGGGAACATCGTAGCCGGTCGGCTGATAATAGGCGGTATCGTAACAGTACGGAGCGCCGTAGCCGTAATAACCGAAGCCGTAGAAACAATCGCCGAAGCCGCCGAACCACCAGGGGAACCAAAACGGGGCTACCACAAAGCAGTTGTGGAAGTGATTCCAATTGTTCCAGTGGTTGAAATTATTGAAGTGATTGAAATTGCCATCGTGGTTGAAGTTGCCGTCATGATTAAAGTTGCCGTCGTGCGCAAATTGGCCGTTGCGAAACTGGTTACCGTTCAACTGGCTGAAGTGCTCGCCCTGATTCCAATTGTGGCTGAAGGAGCTGTTGAGCGAAGCGTTATGCGACAGGCCTGGCATTGACGCCGACGTTAAACCTCGCGCTGCTGCACCGCTGCCAAAGTTGGACGCACTTGGAAAGCCGCTCCGGCTCATGCTTCCGGAAAACTGCTGTCCGGAAAATTGACTTCCCATGCCGCTGAAATTTCGCGCGCTGCTGGTGAAGCTGCCCATGCCGCCAAAGCCCGATCCGCCGCCAAAGCTGTGCGCGCTCATGCCCCCCATGCTCATACCGCCGAAGCCGCCTCCCATGCCATGTCCGCCTCCGCCCATGCCACCGCCACCCATGCCGCCGCCGCCACCACCTCCGCCGCCGTGAGCCAAAGCTGGAATGGAACTGGCGGGCATCAAAAGAATCGCCCATGCGGACAACAGGCTCGCTAAAACAGTTTTGGTTTTAGACATGGCATCACCACTTCCGTTTCTGGGTTGGAGCGGCTCAATCTGTCGGTTAGCAGTGTTCCGACGAGGCTGACCGGGCAATCCACCTGCATGGCCCATGAAGATGGAATATTCTCCCACCGACAATTATACCCGTTAAATGGTCTACGGCACGCAAAAATACATTCAGCCCGGCAAACCGCATTAACCGACACCCGCCGGCTTGGTTTTTTGGCTTCTCATTGGAGCAGCCCGAAATGGCTAAAGTTGGGCGGTATGGGACAGGCGAAACGGGAATGAGAAATGTGGAAATGGAACGGCGCGGTCAGCGGTTGCCAAGCGTCGGGCATTGGGGCGCGCTCAAACTACAAATTCAACGTGCGGCCGTCGACGGCGAGGGCGGCTTCTTTTACGGCTTCGCTTAGCGTGGGATGGGCGTGGCAGGTGCGGGCGATGTCTTCGCTGGAGGCGCCAAACGTCATGGCGGCGGCGGCTTCGGCAATTAAATCGCCGGCGCGCGGGCCCAAAATGTGAACGCCCAAGACCCGGTCGGTGGTTTGGTGCGCCAGAATTTTTACTTTGCCTTCCACGTCGGCCAGCGTGCGGGCTCGGGCGTTGGCGCGGAACGGAAACGTGCCTTTGCGGTACGGCGTGCCTTCAGCCTGAAGCTGGTCTTCCGTTTTGCCCACCGCGCCGATTTCCGGATGCGTGTAGATGACTGAGGGGACTAGATTGTAATCGACGTGGCAGTAGCCGATGACGATGCCCTCGACGCAGGCAACGGCATCTTCCTCGGCTTTGTGGGCGAGCATGGGGCCGGCAATGCAATCGCCGATGGCGTAGAGGGCGGGGGGTGGGGAGTGAGTGGTGAGTGGTGAGGGGGCTGCGGCGCTTCCTGACGGTTGCGGCTCTTTGATCACACGAAAATGATCGTCGACGGGGATGCGGCCTTTGGCATCGAGCGCGATGCCGACGGTTTCCAGCCCTAAATCTTGCGTGGCCGGCGTGCGGCCCACGGCGACCAGCACGCGATCGCAATCAATGGCCACGGCTCCGGCGCATTCCACGAGACACTTGTTATGAGCCAGATCGAAACGGGCGGAAGTAACACGGCTGCCCAGGCGAAACTCGAGGCCCTGCTTTTGGAATAGCTTGAGCGCTTCGTCAGCCAATTCGGTGTCGGTGCCGGGTAAAATGCGTTCGAGAAATTCCAGCACGGTCACTTTGGCGCCCAGGCGATTCCAGACCGAACCCAGCTCCAGTCCGATGTACCCGCCGCCGACC
This window harbors:
- a CDS encoding tetratricopeptide repeat protein, with amino-acid sequence MSKTKTVLASLLSAWAILLMPASSIPALAHGGGGGGGGGMGGGGMGGGGHGMGGGFGGMSMGGMSAHSFGGGSGFGGMGSFTSSARNFSGMGSQFSGQQFSGSMSRSGFPSASNFGSGAAARGLTSASMPGLSHNASLNSSFSHNWNQGEHFSQLNGNQFRNGQFAHDGNFNHDGNFNHDGNFNHFNNFNHWNNWNHFHNCFVVAPFWFPWWFGGFGDCFYGFGYYGYGAPYCYDTAYYQPTGYDVPIDDAVAYESAGDAGQTPPELPLPQNNALNDENGAATSQAGAEFFGQAGDAFQAGKYRDALRLANHAAVESPQNPKAPELMALALFAMGQYRDAAAQAHVALALGPPCDWAELFGYYNDKDRYTNQLRILEKFAKDNPAAPEGHFLLAYQYLMTGFNTQAAQELGEVVKLAPNDRLAASLLKKYGGNAAMESLPTPPQPLPTAGGTASDSATTSKTTLDKPAPMPALVPPQQNK
- a CDS encoding FAD-dependent oxidoreductase: MAQHDLIVIGGGPGGYIAAIRAAQLGFNAACVERESRLGGTCLRVGCIPSKALLESSEKFAEAKHKLAEHGVKTTGVELDLSAMLRRKEQIVDTLCKGVEGLFRKHKIARYTGWGRLAGPGQITVTATDGGVQQLAAQHIVLASGSKPALLPGIELHSDRVGTSTEALSYPEAPQHLVVVGGGYIGLELGSVWNRLGAKVTVLEFLERILPGTDTELADEALKLFQKQGLEFRLGSRVTSARFDLAHNKCLVECAGAVAIDCDRVLVAVGRTPATQDLGLETVGIALDAKGRIPVDDHFRVIKEPQPSGSAAAPSPLTTHSPPPALYAIGDCIAGPMLAHKAEEDAVACVEGIVIGYCHVDYNLVPSVIYTHPEIGAVGKTEDQLQAEGTPYRKGTFPFRANARARTLADVEGKVKILAHQTTDRVLGVHILGPRAGDLIAEAAAAMTFGASSEDIARTCHAHPTLSEAVKEAALAVDGRTLNL